A portion of the uncultured Bacteroides sp. genome contains these proteins:
- a CDS encoding rhamnogalacturonan lyase, which translates to MKRKCIWIMLLCLMVGGMLFAQPAYDFSKLKREKLGRGVVALRESPSTVFVSWRYLSSDPMGTAFQVYRDGKLLTKKPITEGTFYRDNYSEASKAVYTVQAVVQHGKAVQSEGTYTLAANAPIGYLNIPLDKPADGVTPSGEKFTYSPNDASIGDVDGDGEYEIILKWDPSNAHDNSHNGYTGSVLFDCYRLDGTRLWRIDMGRNIRAGAHYTQFMVFDLDGDNRAEVVMKTSDGTIDGKGKIIGDANADYRAENGRILSGNEFLTVFSGATGEALYTTNYVPERGDLMGWGDDHANRSDRYLACVAYLDGVHPSVVMCRGYYTRTVLAAFDWNGKELKQRWVFDSNQPEWSKYAGQGNHNLRVGDVDGDGCDEIMYGACAIDNDGRGLYSTGMGHGDAMHMTQFDPSSPKLQVWDCHENKRDGSSFRDAATGEVLWQVKSSTDVGRAMAADIDPTNPGVEMWSIDSGGLRNIKGEVINPEIRSLSINMAVWWDGDLLRELLNKNVVSKYDWKTGKCSPLAVFEGSTSNNGTKSTPCLQGDIIGDWREEVLLRSEDNSALRLYISTIPTAYRFHTFLEDPIYRISIATQNVAYNQPTQPGFYFGPDLKNTTFRGFQFK; encoded by the coding sequence ATGAAAAGAAAATGTATCTGGATAATGTTGCTTTGTCTTATGGTAGGTGGGATGCTGTTTGCTCAACCTGCTTATGATTTTTCGAAGTTAAAGAGAGAAAAACTAGGACGCGGAGTTGTGGCTTTGCGTGAATCCCCCTCTACTGTGTTTGTTTCATGGAGGTATCTTTCCTCTGATCCTATGGGTACGGCTTTTCAGGTGTATAGAGATGGGAAGCTGCTAACGAAGAAACCGATAACAGAAGGTACTTTTTATCGAGATAATTACAGCGAAGCAAGTAAAGCTGTCTATACCGTTCAAGCTGTGGTGCAACATGGAAAAGCTGTTCAATCAGAGGGAACCTACACACTTGCTGCCAATGCTCCAATCGGATATCTTAATATTCCTCTGGATAAACCGGCAGACGGGGTTACTCCATCGGGAGAGAAATTTACTTATTCGCCCAATGATGCTAGTATTGGTGATGTGGATGGCGATGGTGAATATGAGATTATATTGAAATGGGACCCTTCTAATGCACATGATAATTCGCATAACGGATACACCGGCTCTGTCCTGTTTGATTGTTATCGCTTGGACGGTACGCGTTTATGGCGTATCGATATGGGACGAAACATCCGTGCAGGGGCTCACTATACACAGTTCATGGTGTTCGATCTTGATGGAGATAACCGGGCTGAAGTGGTGATGAAAACATCTGATGGAACAATCGATGGTAAAGGGAAAATAATAGGAGATGCGAATGCTGATTATCGGGCGGAAAACGGAAGGATACTTTCTGGAAATGAATTCCTGACTGTCTTTAGTGGGGCAACCGGTGAAGCTCTTTATACTACAAACTATGTACCCGAACGTGGCGATTTGATGGGCTGGGGAGATGATCATGCGAACAGAAGTGATCGTTACTTGGCTTGTGTGGCCTACTTGGATGGTGTGCATCCGAGTGTGGTGATGTGTCGGGGATACTATACTCGTACGGTTTTGGCTGCTTTCGATTGGAACGGAAAAGAATTGAAACAACGGTGGGTATTCGATAGTAATCAGCCGGAATGGAGCAAGTATGCCGGACAAGGTAATCATAATCTTCGTGTTGGGGATGTGGATGGCGACGGTTGCGATGAAATTATGTATGGTGCATGCGCCATAGACAACGATGGCAGGGGACTTTATTCTACCGGTATGGGACATGGGGATGCAATGCACATGACTCAATTTGATCCTTCAAGTCCTAAACTTCAAGTATGGGATTGCCATGAAAACAAACGCGATGGTTCTTCTTTCCGTGATGCTGCTACCGGAGAGGTGTTGTGGCAAGTAAAGAGTTCTACGGATGTGGGTCGTGCTATGGCTGCTGATATCGATCCAACGAATCCCGGAGTTGAGATGTGGTCAATCGATTCCGGCGGGTTACGTAACATAAAAGGGGAAGTGATTAATCCTGAAATTCGTTCTTTGTCCATCAATATGGCTGTTTGGTGGGATGGTGATCTGTTGCGTGAGCTTTTAAATAAGAATGTGGTGAGCAAGTATGACTGGAAGACAGGGAAGTGCAGTCCGCTTGCTGTTTTTGAAGGAAGTACTTCAAATAACGGAACGAAATCTACCCCTTGCCTGCAGGGAGATATTATAGGTGATTGGCGCGAGGAGGTGCTGCTTCGTTCGGAAGACAACTCGGCTTTGCGACTTTATATCTCCACCATTCCTACTGCTTATCGATTCCATACGTTCCTTGAAGATCCTATTTACCGTATAAGCATTGCTACGCAGAATGTGGCTTATAATCAACCTACACAGCCGGGCTTTTATTTTGGTCCTGATTTGAAGAATACTACGTTCCGTGGGTTTCAATTCAAGTAA
- a CDS encoding glycosyl hydrolase 115 family protein, translating to MKHLYCFCLMTLICCYSFSITAAENFAFVPSGNRLAVYMNDDEKNAPESALQMFCDDYTSVFGVTPSLTDTAESADVLIGTLGHAGCEQWIKSLSIVTEGLKGKWEAFRIQVVKRGDRNLLVVLGSDERGTAYGILELSRMIGISPWSWWADVTPNKKEQILLPSTYVNEQKPSVQYRGIFINDEDWGLVPWSHHKIEQTSVKGEIGPKTYERVFQLLLRLRANTIWPAMHECTKPFYTVVGNKEMADKYGIVIGTSHCEQLMRSNAGEWDKSKYGDYNYLTNKERVQAYWKERLQEVGSYQNFYTVGMRGVHDGKMEGAKTLDEQTALTTEVLNDQRKLLATYVSPMITSVPQAIVLYKEVLDVYNNGLKVPDDVTLVWCDDNYGYITRLSNEEEQKRKGGAGVYYHISYWGRPHDYLWLCTTSPAQIYTEMKRAWDHGSRKLWILNVGDIKPAEYETEFFMDMAWNMDAVNSQTLNEHLQTWLSREFGEELKVSLSRLRQEYYRLATIRKPEFMGWSRVEEHAAIKGGKTPVRDTEFNPFMFGDEVQRRIDDYTRLSEKVRALVKEISPQRRDAYFQLMEYPICASAAMNNKLLYAQKARLLARFGLPVANEYTRLSNEAYGELVELTRHYNKEIADGKWDGMMDMHPRNLPVYAKSLLPDSIFLRKEKPAVVWFEGDSLPAKPSSTITLPTFMKGNNSNRFISLYSYGTKKAFWQIEKKPSWLSVKEMSTGKAFEQHLLIGIDWTKVKGDASTSCILIVDGKKYPIKVLILTKKRLPKAEYDGRVAWNAADYDEASSLKDLRCTPGLGYSQKSVFLPKGGILSYCVETVSTGECCMRVGLIPNHPVNGDSLRYQITVDEGQSQIVSYKTVGRSEAWKGNVLRNLSLDVTSHQLSEPGKHTICIKALDSGVILDQMMLDFEPQRSFYEIPVEAKNDNN from the coding sequence ATGAAGCATTTATATTGTTTTTGTTTGATGACGCTCATTTGTTGTTATAGCTTCTCTATAACAGCGGCAGAGAATTTTGCTTTTGTTCCTTCCGGAAACAGGCTTGCTGTGTATATGAACGATGACGAAAAGAATGCTCCCGAGTCTGCTCTTCAAATGTTTTGTGACGATTATACGTCTGTCTTTGGAGTTACTCCTTCACTTACCGATACGGCAGAAAGTGCCGATGTGTTGATCGGCACTTTAGGACATGCTGGGTGTGAACAATGGATTAAATCACTGAGCATCGTTACTGAAGGGTTGAAAGGTAAATGGGAAGCATTTCGTATACAGGTTGTTAAGCGAGGAGACCGAAATCTGTTGGTCGTATTGGGGAGTGATGAGAGAGGTACTGCTTATGGTATACTCGAACTGTCTCGGATGATAGGGATTTCTCCTTGGAGTTGGTGGGCAGATGTTACGCCAAACAAGAAGGAGCAGATACTCCTTCCATCCACTTATGTCAATGAGCAAAAGCCGTCTGTGCAATACCGCGGAATATTTATTAATGATGAAGATTGGGGGTTGGTACCCTGGAGCCATCATAAAATAGAGCAAACATCAGTTAAGGGAGAAATTGGCCCAAAGACTTACGAAAGGGTGTTTCAACTTTTATTGCGCTTAAGGGCAAACACTATCTGGCCGGCTATGCACGAGTGTACCAAACCATTTTATACGGTGGTTGGCAACAAAGAGATGGCGGATAAATACGGCATCGTGATTGGAACTTCTCACTGTGAACAGTTGATGAGAAGCAATGCCGGAGAATGGGATAAAAGTAAATATGGTGACTATAATTACCTGACGAATAAAGAAAGAGTACAGGCGTATTGGAAAGAAAGGCTGCAAGAAGTGGGCTCCTATCAGAACTTTTATACGGTTGGTATGCGTGGGGTGCATGATGGAAAGATGGAAGGGGCAAAAACGCTCGATGAGCAGACTGCGCTGACTACGGAAGTATTGAATGATCAACGAAAATTGCTCGCAACTTATGTTTCTCCAATGATAACGTCTGTTCCGCAAGCCATCGTTCTGTATAAAGAGGTACTGGATGTCTATAATAACGGCCTTAAAGTTCCTGATGATGTGACGCTCGTTTGGTGTGATGATAACTATGGATATATCACTCGTCTCAGCAATGAGGAAGAACAAAAGAGAAAAGGGGGAGCTGGGGTTTATTATCACATCTCCTATTGGGGGCGTCCACACGATTATCTATGGCTGTGCACTACATCACCTGCACAGATATATACTGAGATGAAGCGTGCTTGGGATCATGGTTCCCGAAAGTTGTGGATACTGAATGTAGGCGACATAAAGCCGGCAGAGTATGAAACGGAGTTCTTTATGGATATGGCTTGGAATATGGATGCTGTCAATTCGCAAACGCTGAACGAACATCTGCAAACGTGGCTTTCTCGCGAGTTTGGCGAAGAGCTGAAAGTCTCTTTGAGCCGTCTAAGGCAAGAATACTATCGCTTGGCCACTATTCGTAAACCGGAGTTCATGGGTTGGAGCCGGGTGGAAGAGCATGCTGCAATAAAAGGAGGTAAAACTCCGGTGCGTGATACAGAGTTTAATCCTTTTATGTTTGGCGACGAGGTTCAGAGACGGATAGATGATTATACCCGTTTATCAGAGAAAGTCCGTGCTCTGGTAAAAGAGATCTCTCCTCAGCGTCGTGATGCTTACTTTCAATTGATGGAATATCCTATATGTGCTTCTGCAGCGATGAATAATAAGTTACTTTATGCGCAGAAGGCAAGACTTTTAGCACGTTTTGGTTTGCCGGTGGCAAATGAATATACCCGGTTGAGTAATGAAGCGTATGGAGAATTGGTAGAATTAACTCGTCATTACAATAAAGAGATAGCGGACGGGAAATGGGATGGAATGATGGATATGCATCCTCGTAATTTACCTGTTTATGCTAAAAGTTTGTTGCCTGATTCAATTTTCTTGCGCAAGGAAAAGCCTGCTGTAGTCTGGTTTGAAGGAGATTCTCTTCCTGCAAAACCTTCTTCAACGATTACATTGCCCACTTTCATGAAAGGGAATAACAGCAATCGTTTTATTTCTTTGTATAGTTATGGAACGAAGAAAGCCTTCTGGCAAATAGAGAAGAAACCTTCATGGCTTTCTGTGAAAGAAATGTCTACGGGTAAGGCTTTCGAACAACACCTTTTGATCGGGATAGATTGGACAAAAGTTAAGGGAGATGCCTCGACTTCATGTATCTTAATAGTGGACGGCAAGAAGTATCCGATAAAGGTGTTGATACTGACTAAGAAGAGATTGCCTAAAGCCGAATATGATGGCAGAGTAGCATGGAATGCTGCGGACTATGATGAGGCTTCCTCATTGAAAGATTTACGATGTACTCCCGGATTGGGCTACAGTCAGAAGAGTGTCTTTCTTCCCAAAGGAGGAATATTGAGCTATTGTGTGGAAACTGTCAGTACTGGAGAATGCTGTATGAGAGTGGGATTAATACCGAATCATCCGGTGAATGGAGATTCATTACGTTATCAAATAACTGTCGATGAGGGACAATCTCAGATTGTATCTTATAAGACAGTAGGACGTTCTGAGGCATGGAAGGGAAATGTGCTACGCAACTTGTCGCTGGATGTCACTTCTCACCAGTTATCTGAACCGGGAAAGCACACTATTTGTATAAAAGCGCTTGATAGTGGGGTTATCCTTGATCAGATGATGTTAGATTTTGAACCCCAACGATCCTTTTATGAGATCCCTGTAGAAGCAAAGAATGATAATAACTAA
- a CDS encoding beta-galactosidase: MISPKRYTKILIMKNYLKQIAFCTLLIGLIIATSAKATGITYTIDLSKRMALPTYGYLKLGSNATPTGDSLNANSLFFIKNGKPWFPVMGEIHYVRLPEREWEEAILKMKASGIDIIATYVFWNYHEEQQGIFNWTGDRNLRAFAQLCRKHNMYLFLRIGPWCHGEVRYGGFPDWVQQLQGGTRKDNPIYLKYVESFFKEIGKQVQGLLFKDNGPIIGTQIENEYRFNNEKGYAHIMNLKKLAVEAGIDTPYYTATGWPGSNTKQNELIPVWGGYPEAPWSKSTAQLPLSENYLFGPLRNDPLIGNDLLGKQEDTSMEGYRYPYATAEMGGGNQITYHRRPIITSDDVVAQAYTKTGSGANLLGYYMYHGGSNKIGKYSTLQESKATTYPNDYPVLSYDFYSPLGEWGQVRESLKDFKVLHYFLNDFGARLATMHSHFSEQNCSTPGCKDSLRMAVRSSGESGFVFVSNYQRQLEMKDLKDVRFQLKTNEGDTLCFPSKGLTVTKNTQMILPFRMDLNGALLKYATMQPLCVLNNPVPTYVFFSHAPNESELALKAEHIKRLSIGEEIRSPKEGEFILRFSSSESKMIHILMDNGKETNILLITHQEARNSWKIYNGQLEYLCISPDEVIPDSGKLTIRKTGNSVFNISIYPADGLQLHNTEKQAVLKNQQTAWSSDYQVSLPPVDIQLIIKGMKDPNKHRSDCELLPEDNRLDSVPLTCPGPQYFVNFKPVEGSSYWQIRLPKQTNKSYVSNTFLQLDYTGDTGSLYQEGKLIADDYFAGLPMTYSLNRLNQKKGDLLFQIVPFRKDLKIYFEKGIREKLQDNEAILQHAQVIPQYEITFLFNH, encoded by the coding sequence ATGATAAGTCCAAAACGCTACACTAAGATACTCATTATGAAGAACTACCTGAAACAAATTGCATTTTGCACCTTACTAATAGGATTGATAATTGCTACATCAGCAAAAGCTACCGGAATTACCTATACCATTGATTTATCTAAAAGAATGGCTTTACCTACTTACGGTTATCTTAAGTTAGGAAGCAATGCCACTCCCACCGGAGATTCTCTAAACGCAAATAGCCTTTTCTTTATTAAAAACGGTAAGCCATGGTTCCCTGTGATGGGGGAAATACATTATGTACGCTTGCCCGAACGTGAGTGGGAAGAGGCTATTCTAAAGATGAAAGCTTCCGGCATTGACATCATTGCTACCTATGTATTCTGGAATTATCATGAAGAGCAACAAGGTATCTTTAACTGGACAGGCGACAGAAATCTGAGAGCCTTTGCTCAACTCTGCCGTAAACACAATATGTATCTCTTTCTGCGTATCGGCCCTTGGTGCCACGGAGAGGTAAGATACGGAGGCTTTCCCGACTGGGTTCAACAACTGCAAGGAGGTACCCGCAAAGACAATCCTATTTATCTAAAATATGTAGAAAGCTTCTTCAAAGAGATAGGCAAGCAAGTGCAAGGTTTACTTTTCAAAGACAATGGACCTATCATCGGCACGCAAATAGAAAATGAATATCGCTTCAACAATGAGAAAGGTTATGCTCATATCATGAATCTAAAGAAATTAGCCGTGGAAGCCGGTATAGATACACCTTATTATACTGCTACCGGATGGCCGGGATCGAATACCAAACAAAACGAATTAATACCTGTATGGGGTGGATATCCCGAGGCGCCTTGGAGCAAGAGTACAGCACAATTACCTTTATCAGAGAATTATTTATTTGGTCCGCTACGAAATGATCCGCTTATTGGCAACGACCTGTTGGGAAAACAAGAAGATACTAGCATGGAAGGGTATCGCTATCCTTATGCCACAGCCGAAATGGGTGGAGGCAATCAAATCACCTATCACAGACGACCAATCATTACATCGGATGACGTGGTGGCCCAAGCATATACCAAAACCGGTTCGGGAGCCAATCTGCTAGGATATTATATGTACCACGGAGGCTCTAATAAAATAGGAAAGTACTCTACCTTGCAAGAATCGAAGGCTACTACATACCCGAATGACTATCCTGTTCTTAGTTACGATTTCTATTCTCCGCTAGGAGAATGGGGGCAGGTACGTGAATCCCTGAAGGACTTTAAAGTGCTGCATTATTTTCTAAACGATTTCGGCGCCCGACTTGCCACCATGCACTCTCACTTCAGCGAACAGAATTGTTCCACACCGGGCTGCAAGGATAGTTTACGTATGGCTGTACGTTCTTCAGGAGAGAGCGGCTTTGTTTTCGTGAGCAATTACCAACGTCAATTAGAGATGAAAGATCTTAAAGATGTCCGTTTCCAATTGAAAACAAACGAAGGCGATACACTATGCTTCCCTAGTAAAGGTCTAACAGTTACCAAAAACACCCAGATGATTCTTCCTTTCCGCATGGATCTGAATGGGGCATTATTAAAATACGCTACTATGCAACCACTGTGTGTGCTCAATAATCCAGTACCTACTTATGTGTTCTTCTCTCATGCGCCAAATGAAAGCGAACTAGCTTTAAAGGCTGAGCATATCAAACGCCTTTCCATCGGTGAAGAAATACGATCACCCAAAGAAGGAGAATTCATCCTCCGGTTCTCTTCCTCCGAAAGTAAGATGATACATATCCTCATGGATAACGGGAAGGAAACAAACATCTTACTCATCACACACCAAGAGGCTCGCAATAGTTGGAAGATATACAACGGACAGCTGGAGTATCTCTGCATTTCACCTGATGAAGTGATACCCGATAGTGGCAAGCTCACTATCCGCAAAACAGGTAATTCCGTATTCAACATTTCCATCTATCCGGCTGATGGTTTGCAACTCCACAATACAGAGAAACAAGCCGTGCTAAAAAATCAACAAACTGCATGGAGTAGTGATTATCAAGTTTCACTTCCTCCTGTTGATATTCAATTGATAATTAAGGGGATGAAAGATCCGAATAAACATCGATCTGACTGCGAGCTATTGCCAGAGGATAATCGTCTGGACTCTGTACCACTCACATGCCCCGGCCCACAATACTTCGTCAACTTTAAACCAGTTGAAGGTTCTTCGTATTGGCAAATTAGGCTCCCTAAGCAAACGAATAAATCTTATGTTTCAAATACCTTCTTGCAACTAGATTATACTGGTGATACCGGCTCTCTCTATCAAGAAGGTAAGCTTATCGCTGATGATTACTTTGCCGGACTTCCCATGACTTACTCGTTAAACCGCCTGAATCAGAAAAAAGGAGACTTACTATTCCAGATTGTACCCTTCCGCAAAGATCTAAAGATTTACTTCGAAAAAGGAATCCGAGAGAAATTGCAGGACAACGAGGCTATCCTACAGCATGCTCAAGTAATACCTCAATATGAGATTACTTTCCTTTTCAATCACTAA
- a CDS encoding DUF6250 domain-containing protein encodes MKLFTNIATFLFLILSCTLQAQEKTESGLNSKQFAKYWQVESESPDYKISFRNDTLEMLAPKGLTLWRKEKMSGNVTIEYNACIVDEGMPGDRLSDLNCFWMASDPLYPNDIWKRAKWRNGVFKHCYSLQMYYMGYGGNHNSTTRFRRYDGNYERTEKENQLPAVLQEYTDQEHLLKPNKWYHIKITCIDNKVCYYIDNERLVDYRDPSPHRSGWFGFRTTLSRARISNFNYVAHPSESQTIPLQWIGATPSVNTPVSFGVPFAKGMISSKQNFTFSSADGKEIPTDNWKLAYWPDGSIKWGGFAAVVPATSEKLTLHINNGKHSQVSQSKLKIKESADHIIIENGTLSAFFSKKGTSLFDSLIYNKTRIAGSAQLVCRTESKGVKQGDNESVTYTNYRSEIKSMTIERQGNVRVVLKIEGVHKNTEREWLPFIVRLYFYAGSEEIKLVHSIVYDGDQQKDFIKGVGLTFNVPLREALYNRHVAFSGSGEGLWSEPVQPLTGRRAISSKENRNIYSQQMEGKRIPEYQEFDAINQDLIDHWASWDEYRLSQLSPDAFSIRKRANDTNSWIGTFSGVRSRGLGFVGDVSGGLAVCLQNFWESYPSSIEIKGARTDNATLTVWLWSPEGEAMDLRHYDNVAHGLNESYEDVQEGLSTPYGIARTSVLMLSPQAAYPGKAQLSALSSVLSSSKQLICTPEYLQRQHAFGIWSLPDRSSPTRREVENQLDATIDYYQRAIEQHKWYGFWNYGDVMHTYDPERHEWLYDVGGFAWDNTELGSNMWLWYSFLRTGRADIWRMAEAMTRHTTEIDVYHLGENAGLGSRHNVSHWGCGAKEARISQAAWNRFYYYLTTDERSGDLMTEVKDADQKLYTMDPMRLAQPREQFPCTAPARLRIGPDWLAYAGNWMTEWERTGNTVYRDKIIAGMKSIAQLPNGLFTGPKALGFDPATGFISYEGDPKMENTNHLMTIMGGFEVMNELMEMVDLSEWNKVWLDHAAHYTKKAWNISHSRFLIPKLTAYAAYQTSSPELKKQAWEELMPKSGKYPWQPLRMKKVLPPEVLSPIDEDTSVSTNSVATWAIDAIYMLEVAPPNE; translated from the coding sequence ATGAAACTCTTTACTAACATCGCAACATTTCTTTTTCTTATACTATCGTGCACATTGCAAGCGCAAGAAAAAACAGAGTCTGGATTAAACAGCAAACAGTTTGCAAAGTATTGGCAAGTGGAATCGGAATCACCTGATTATAAGATTTCCTTTCGGAATGATACACTGGAAATGCTAGCCCCGAAAGGGTTGACTTTGTGGAGAAAGGAAAAGATGAGCGGCAATGTTACGATTGAATACAACGCTTGCATTGTAGATGAAGGAATGCCTGGCGACCGCCTCAGCGACCTGAATTGTTTCTGGATGGCAAGTGATCCGCTCTATCCCAACGATATATGGAAACGAGCAAAATGGAGAAATGGAGTGTTTAAACATTGCTATTCCTTGCAGATGTATTACATGGGCTATGGAGGCAATCACAACTCAACCACCCGCTTTCGTCGCTACGATGGGAACTATGAGCGAACGGAGAAAGAGAATCAGTTGCCTGCCGTCCTACAAGAATACACTGACCAGGAACACCTGTTGAAACCGAACAAATGGTATCACATCAAAATAACCTGCATAGACAATAAAGTTTGTTACTACATTGATAATGAACGGTTGGTTGACTATCGGGATCCCAGCCCGCACCGTTCGGGATGGTTTGGCTTTCGCACTACATTGTCACGAGCAAGGATTAGCAACTTTAACTATGTGGCTCATCCATCTGAAAGCCAAACGATTCCTCTTCAATGGATTGGTGCTACTCCTTCTGTCAACACACCCGTTAGTTTTGGCGTGCCGTTTGCAAAAGGAATGATTTCTTCCAAACAAAACTTTACGTTTAGCTCTGCTGATGGGAAAGAGATTCCTACGGATAACTGGAAACTAGCTTACTGGCCGGACGGGTCTATCAAATGGGGAGGTTTTGCCGCTGTTGTTCCCGCAACATCGGAGAAGTTAACTCTACATATTAATAATGGCAAGCATTCACAAGTCAGCCAAAGTAAGCTAAAAATAAAAGAGTCCGCCGATCATATTATTATAGAGAACGGTACGCTATCGGCTTTCTTCTCTAAAAAAGGAACATCTCTTTTTGATAGTTTGATTTATAACAAAACTCGTATTGCCGGCTCGGCTCAATTGGTGTGCCGAACGGAAAGCAAAGGAGTGAAGCAAGGCGATAACGAGTCGGTGACTTACACCAACTACCGAAGTGAGATTAAGAGCATGACTATTGAACGCCAAGGCAATGTACGTGTGGTGTTGAAGATAGAAGGCGTGCACAAAAACACGGAACGAGAATGGTTGCCTTTCATCGTACGTCTCTATTTTTATGCAGGCAGTGAAGAAATTAAACTGGTACATAGCATTGTGTATGACGGTGATCAGCAAAAAGATTTTATCAAAGGAGTAGGGTTAACGTTCAATGTACCTTTGCGGGAAGCTTTGTATAACCGACATGTTGCCTTTTCAGGAAGTGGAGAGGGATTATGGAGCGAGCCTGTTCAACCGCTTACAGGAAGGCGAGCAATATCATCGAAAGAAAACAGGAACATCTATTCACAGCAAATGGAAGGAAAACGAATTCCTGAATATCAGGAATTTGATGCCATCAATCAAGATCTTATCGACCATTGGGCTTCGTGGGATGAGTACAGGCTTTCGCAACTTAGTCCCGATGCATTCAGCATCCGCAAACGAGCCAACGATACCAATTCTTGGATAGGTACTTTCTCCGGAGTTCGCTCTCGTGGCTTAGGTTTTGTGGGAGACGTAAGCGGCGGACTAGCCGTCTGCTTACAGAATTTTTGGGAATCTTACCCTTCTTCTATAGAAATCAAAGGAGCGAGAACAGACAATGCCACACTCACCGTATGGTTATGGAGTCCTGAGGGAGAAGCGATGGACTTGCGGCACTACGACAATGTGGCGCATGGACTGAACGAAAGTTACGAAGATGTACAAGAAGGGTTGAGCACTCCTTACGGCATTGCCCGTACTAGCGTGTTGATGCTTTCTCCACAAGCTGCCTATCCGGGAAAGGCTCAATTATCGGCTTTAAGCTCGGTTCTTTCTTCTTCCAAACAATTAATTTGTACTCCCGAATACCTGCAAAGACAACATGCTTTCGGCATTTGGAGTTTACCGGATAGAAGTTCGCCCACGCGAAGAGAAGTAGAGAATCAGCTAGATGCGACTATCGATTATTATCAACGAGCCATCGAACAACACAAATGGTATGGCTTCTGGAACTATGGAGACGTGATGCATACATACGACCCCGAACGCCACGAATGGCTTTACGACGTTGGAGGTTTTGCCTGGGATAATACAGAATTGGGATCAAACATGTGGCTCTGGTACTCTTTCCTACGCACAGGGCGTGCTGATATTTGGCGAATGGCCGAAGCCATGACTCGCCACACCACGGAAATTGATGTTTATCATTTGGGAGAGAATGCAGGACTGGGAAGTCGGCACAATGTGAGCCATTGGGGTTGCGGAGCCAAAGAAGCCCGTATCAGTCAGGCTGCATGGAATCGTTTTTACTATTACCTCACTACCGATGAACGCAGTGGCGACCTGATGACGGAAGTGAAAGATGCCGATCAAAAGCTTTACACAATGGATCCAATGAGATTGGCACAACCACGTGAGCAATTTCCTTGTACCGCCCCCGCGCGACTACGCATCGGACCCGACTGGCTGGCTTATGCAGGAAACTGGATGACGGAATGGGAACGTACCGGGAACACAGTCTATCGGGACAAAATAATAGCTGGGATGAAGAGCATTGCCCAACTGCCCAACGGACTATTCACCGGCCCCAAAGCATTAGGTTTCGATCCGGCAACAGGGTTCATCAGTTACGAAGGTGATCCGAAGATGGAGAACACGAACCATCTTATGACTATCATGGGTGGTTTCGAGGTAATGAACGAACTCATGGAAATGGTAGATCTTTCCGAATGGAACAAAGTCTGGTTAGATCATGCTGCGCACTACACAAAGAAAGCATGGAACATCAGTCACTCTCGCTTCCTTATTCCCAAGCTTACAGCTTACGCCGCTTATCAAACCTCAAGTCCCGAACTGAAAAAGCAGGCATGGGAAGAACTTATGCCTAAAAGTGGAAAGTATCCTTGGCAGCCCCTCCGTATGAAAAAAGTGCTACCACCAGAAGTCCTTTCTCCAATAGATGAAGACACATCCGTAAGTACGAATAGTGTAGCTACTTGGGCAATCGATGCCATCTATATGCTTGAAGTTGCACCGCCGAATGAATAA